In Musa acuminata AAA Group cultivar baxijiao chromosome BXJ3-11, Cavendish_Baxijiao_AAA, whole genome shotgun sequence, one DNA window encodes the following:
- the LOC103970129 gene encoding uncharacterized protein LOC103970129 produces the protein MVVGRRFRRSESFPALKAAAKSAFRSRCISLPSRSHPFAAHLADDLQSLRSWPLSPSSASDAVHWICNGLARLHLLLASLSDVLQLPQAQEPLRRGHRRSPALADRLLDDFLRLADAHGSFRSATLALKQDLAAAQVAVRRRDERRLACYVRAQRRARKELAELAAAAREVKKRPQPGPATWAAANAEEAEVARVIGEVVVVAAEASAAVFLGVSEMAAAASSAAAAMAPSRFAWANAVLRWRTRATSKPPNKKASPEEKKEELAAGEEEEEEEKWRRTTLERLGKAEEGVPSLESAGELVFKSLVNVRVTLLNVLTPAL, from the coding sequence atgGTCGTCGGGAGAAGGTTCCGCCGGTCAGAATCCTTCCCGGCTCTCAAGGCCGCCGCTAAAAGCGCTTTCCGCTCCCGATGCATCAGTCTCCCCTCCCGCTCCCACCCCTTCGCCGCCCACCTCGCCGACGACCTCCAATCTCTCCGCTCTTGGCCCCTCTCACCCTCCTCCGCCTCCGATGCGGTCCACTGGATCTGTAATGGCCTTGCCCGCCTCCACCTCCTGCTCGCCAGCCTCTCGGACGTCCTCCAGCTCCCCCAGGCGCAAGAACCCCTCCGGCGAGGCCACCGCCGCTCCCCCGCCCTTGCCGACCGCCTCCTCGATGACTTCCTTCGCCTCGCAGACGCGCACGGATCCTTCCGCTCCGCCACCCTCGCCCTCAAGCAAGACCTTGCAGCCGCACAGGTCGCAGTCCGCCGTCGCGACGAGCGGCGCCTCGCGTGCTATGTCCGCGCCCAGCGCCGCGCTCGGAAGGAGCTGGCCGAGCTCGCGGCGGCCGCTCGGGAAGTCAAGAAGAGGCCGCAGCCCGGTCCCGCCACCTGGGCGGCAGCCAACGCAGAGGAGGCGGAGGTGGCGAGGGTCATAGGGGAGGTGGTCGTCGTGGCCGCGGAGGCGTCGGCGGCGGTGTTCCTCGGCGTCTCCGAGATGGCCGCGGCGGCATCGtcagcggctgcggcgatggccccGTCTCGGTTCGCATGGGCCAACGCGGTGCTCAGGTGGAGGACGAGAGCGACGTCGAAGCCACCGAACAAGAAAGCGTCGCCtgaggagaagaaagaggagttGGCAGcaggggaagaggaagaggaggaggagaagtggaGGAGAACGACGCTGGAGAGGCTTGGGAAAGCGGAGGAAGGCGTCCCGTCTTTGGAGAGCGCCGGCGAGCTGGTCTTCAAGTCGCTGGTCAACGTCAGGGTCACCCTCCTCAACGTTTTGACTCCCGCCCTCTAA
- the LOC135653133 gene encoding uncharacterized protein LOC135653133 — protein MFQYNLMDASKGVGSADQRPKQCPASSADANVRLPEATASGAVRPVLNYSSQTGEEFALEFMRERAMPKKPTVQNASNDQNMITNNGDLKCGMNIPHMGSESMKDPLKLVTGDDCQLKEIEKNFSDTEQKGHYASSRSIQQISSGEGSSRTVSNGYTPAQASDISSRRMKFLCSFGGKILPRPSDGKLRYVGGNTRIIRISRDISWEEFMQKTMAVYSRPHTIKYQLPGEDLDALISVSCDEDLQNMMEEYNVLEGGEGSQKLRLFLITPDDVDDVHFSLGSADGDSEIHYVVAINDIDLGSGKSSYGHGLASTSTSDLDQLLNLNVESGRANAYTVVAQSAGFITAPVASPAAFPSKIQASLSAHYDSHPQGFEDHRYHYVEGEHYAYNSINPPDRYQNLDSIMSIPMSVTSDYQYRSNYTDIGSSVQPVQQFLYQGITQAPYSGISPFDKEPVKMDLKLAVDDFSQRKMEGKHVGSHDTEPISTIQQHDASVSNCLHAKNTNVVSVPENLTSVLHLKSKGKQLEPASVSSAISVTVGHGSDLNIDDHYPSSETLTSAYNDDEADMTEGNYKNPPSNPSRGYQSERLPREQVFLNRLSKSDDSIGSNYLINQACLIAAQESVAEATDTILEEELGAQTEKPLSSAKPPRPSNASIEDKKVRNAINQANKFRHVSIVEGLETAKFSQPMTPLINQDVCDPDEVVPKSVVQAGPHQTDVIIDEKTYKQAKKIHKPEFQLAPSKFVSDKTTVVEDGILQETSMSRHMQKVTNVGDTDMTKINIREAYVAGALIKPQEGPSVIQNIPWDEKPNNDTYNNDVVEPAFTWVETAVGAASQEESSAPSLEQRDILVDINDRFPPNLLSDIFSKAGNAENLSNINILRKDDTGLSLNMQNHEPKRWSFFRNLAQDEFNCNDFSLMDEDHINYPAFLPTVEEGISRPYQFSPLENERADFGQIDSQIDFSEEMQDSSSTVVEDPNALHPGYIPSQVSHHLGMDKVEGLQVENPFTKLGETLRIHMSENEELKFEDGEDAEPVANEIAYDFDLSNLQVIKHEDLEELRELGSGTFGAVYHGKWRGTDVAIKRIKKSCFSGRSSEQERLTMEFWREAEILSQLHHPNVVAFYGVVKDGPGGTMATVTEFMVNGSLRHVLLHKDKYLDRRKRLIIAMDAAFGMEYLHSKNIVHFDLKCDNLLVNLKDQSRPICKVGDFGLSKIRQNTLVSGGVRGTLPWMAPELLNGSSNKVSEKVDVFSFGIVMWEILTGEEPYANMHYGAIIGGIVNNTLRPPVPATCDPEWRRLMEQCWAPDPLQRPSFSQIAGHLRAMSVASQVKPTK, from the exons ATGTTTCAATATAATCTGATGGATGCTAGTAAAGGAGTTGGCTCAGCTGACCAAAGACCCAAACAATGTCCAGCCAGCTCTGCTGATGCTAATGTTAGACTACCAGAGGCCACTGCATCAGGTGCTGTGAGGCCTGTTCTAAATTACTCATCTCAGACAGGTGAGGAGTTTGCTCTTGAATTTATGAGAGAACGGGCAATGCCCaagaagcctactgtccaaaatgCAAGCAATGATCAAAATATGATCACTAATAACGGAGACTTGAAATGTGGAATGAATATACCACACATGGGGTCTGAAAGTATGAAAGATCCTTTAAAGCTTGTGACTGGAGATGATTGTCAATTGAAGGAGATTGAAAAGAACTTCTCTGATACTGAACAGAAaggtcattatgcatcatcaaggTCAATACAACAAATATCATCTGGTGAGGGAAGTAGTCGAACAGTGTCTAATGGGTATACTCCTGCACAAGCTTCTGATATCtcatccagaaggatgaaattccTCTGCAGTTTTGGTGGTAAAATCTTACCTCGGCCCAGTGATGGGAAACTGAGATACGTGGGAGGTAATACACGTATCATACGAATAAGCAGGGATATTTCATGGGAAGAATTCATGCAAAAGACAATGGCAGTATACAGTAGGCCTCATACCATCAAGTATCAATTGCCTGGGGAAGATCTGGATGCATTGATATCTGTTTCATGCGATGAAGATCTACAGAATATGATGGAGGAATACAATGTTCTTGAGGGTGGCGAGGGATCACAGAAACTCAGATTGTTTCTAATTACTCCAGATGACGTTGATGATGTACACTTCAGCTTGGGTAGTGCGGATGGTGATTCTGAGATCCATTATGTTGTTGCAATCAATGACATTGATTTAGGATCTGGAAAATCCTCATATGGACATGGATTGGCAAGTACTTCAACAAGTGACTTGGATCAGTTACTTAATCTTAATGTTGAATCTGGAAGAGCTAATGCTTACACGGTTGTGGCTCAGTCAGCTGGATTTATTACTGCACCTGTAGCATCTCCTGCTGCatttccttcaaaaatccaagcaagctTATCTGCTCACTATGATAGTCATCCGCAGGGTTTTGAGGATCATAGATACCATTATGTTGAAGGTGAACACTATGCTTACAATTCCATCAATCCACCTGATAGATATCAGAATTTAGATAGCATAATGTCCATTCCTATGTCTGTAACATCTGATTATCAATATAGATCCAATTATACAGACATTGGTTCTTCTGTTCAGCCAGTTCAACAATTTCTTTATCAAGGCATCACTCAAGCTCCATACAGTGGTATAAGTCCATTTGATAAAGAGCCtgtgaaaatggatttgaaactgGCGGTTGATGACTTCTCTCAGAGGAAAATGGAAGGTAAACATGTTGGTTCCCATGATACTGAACCTATTTCAACCATACAGCAACATGATGCTTCAGTTTCAAACTGTTTGCATGCGAAAAATACAAATGTTGTTTCTGTACCAGAGAATTTAACATCTGTGCTACACTTGAAAAGTAAAGGGAAACAACTGGAGCCTGCATCAGTCTCATCAGCCATTTCTGTGACTGTTGGACATGGTTCTGATCTTAACATAGATGACCACTACCCCTCTAGTGAAACTTTGACGTCTGCTTATAATGATGATGAAGCTGATATGACTGAGGGAAACTACAAGAATCCACCTTCAAACCCTTCCCGAGGTTATCAATCTGAGAGGCTTCCTAGGGAGCAAGTGTTCCTAAATCGGCTTTCTAAATCTGATGATTCCATTGGTTCTAATTATCTGATAAATCAGGCATGCTTGATTGCAGCCCAAGAATCTGTTGCTGAAGCAACTGACACCATACTTGAGGAAGAGCTGGGTGCACAGACTGAGAAGCCGCTATCTTCTGCGAAGCCACCACGCCCTAGTAATGCAAGTATTGAAGATAAGAAAGTGAGAAATGCAATCAATCAAGCTAATAAATTCAGACATGTCTCTATTGTAGAGGGTTTGGAAACTGCAAAATTTTCTCAACCTATGACCCCATTAATTAATCAGGATGTGTGTGATCCAGATGAAGTTGTACCAAAATCAGTTGTTCAGGCAGGACCTCATCAAACTGATGTTATCATTGATGAGAAAACTTACAAACAAGCAAAGAAGATTCATAAACCTGAGTTTCAACTTGCACCTTCAAAGTTTGTGTCCGATAAGACTACAGTTGTTGAAGATGGGATTTTGCAGGAAACCAGTATGAGCAGACACATGCAAAAGGTCACAAATGTTGGTGATACAGATATGACCAAAATCAATATCAGAGAAGCATATGTTGCTGGAGCTCTCATTAAGCCCCAGGAAGGTCCTTCTGTAATTCAGAACATTCCGTGGGATGAAAAACCTAACAATGATACgtataacaatgatgttgttgagCCAGCTTTTACTTGGGTGGAAACTGCTGTTGGAGCTGCATCTCAGGAGGAATCTTCCGCTCCCTCCCTGGAACAACGAGATATTCTTGTTGATATTAATGACCGGTTCCCTCCGAACCTGCTCTCTGATATCTTTAGTAAGGCCGGGAATGCTGAGAATCTCTCAAATATAAATATCCTGCGTAAAGATGACACTGGACTAAGTCTGAACATGCAAAATCATGAGCCAAAGCGTTGGTCTTTCTTCAGAAATCTGGCCCAGGATGAGTTTAATTGTAATGACTTTTCTCTTATGGATGAAGATCACATTAATTACCCAGCCTTTCTTCCTACGGTGGAAGAAGGGATTTCTAGGCCATATCAGTTTTCACCGTTGGAAAATGAGAGAGCTGATTTTGGTCAAATTGATTCACAAATTGATTTCAGTGAGGAAATGCAAGATTCATCCAGTACCGTTGTTGAGGATCCTAATGCTCTGCACCCAGGTTATATTCCATCACAGGTGTCTCATCATCTTGGAATGGACAAGGTTGAAGGGTTGCAGGTAGAGAACCCTTTTACAAAGTTAGGAGAGACATTAAGAATACACATGTCAGAGAATGAG GAATTAAAGTTTGAAGATGGGGAAGATGCTGAGCCAGTGGCAAATGAAATCGCGTATGATTTTGATCTTAGTAATTTGCAG GTAATAAAACATGAGGATCTCGAGGAGCTTAGAGAACTGGGTTCTGGCACTTTTGGTGCTGTATATCATGGAAAATGGAGGGGTACTGATGTGGCTATAAAACGGATAAAAAAGAGCTGCTTTTCTGGACGATCCTCTGAGCAGGAGAGGCTA ACTATGGAGTTTTGGCGGGAGGCTGAAATTCTCTCCCAACTTCATCATCCCAATGTGGTGGCTTTTTATGGTGTTGTAAAAGATGGACCAGGGGGAACCATGGCAACTGTCACGGAATTCATGGTTAATGGTTCTCTTAGACATGTTTTACTGCACAAGGACAA GTACCTTGATCGTCGTAAAAGACTTATCATTGCAATGGATGCTGCTTTTGGGATGGAATATTTGCATTCTAAAAACATTGTACATTTTGATCTGAAATGTGATAACTTGCTAGTAAATCTTAAAGATCAGTCACGTCCCATTTGTAAG GTTGGTGATTTTGGTTTGTCAAAAATTAGACAAAATACTCTAGTCTCTGGTGGTGTCAGAGGCACACTACCATGGATGGCTCCAGAATTATTAAATGGAAGCAGCAATAAGGTGTCTGAGAAG GTAGATGTGTTCTCTTTTGGCATTGTTATGTGGGAAATTCTCACAGGGGAAGAGCCTTATGCCAATATGCATTATGGTGCAATTATAG GAGGCATTGTGAATAATACATTAAGGCCTCCAGTGCCAGCCACATGCGACCCAGAATGGAGAAGGCTAATGGAGCAGTGCTGGGCTCCTGATCCCTTGCAAAGGCCTTCCTTCTCCCAAATAGCTGGTCATTTGCGAGCTATGTCTGTTGCCAGTCAGGTGAAACCGACCAAGTGA
- the LOC135652268 gene encoding uncharacterized protein LOC135652268 isoform X1, with amino-acid sequence MQPIREPRMDGRPPLAVSPRRLRPRRPPPGSYSLSARAQSATAKKPPLSNRSLVPTGSPVRPERPLISPDLAEVSEPAEEELGSWGDVYAAATVSLEASNGSPLFERGRFYQLYSARRNERLKRKKGEIWGEEAVAEDPGVAVELAKRRVSKKAEGVRKSMPADFSASRASSLRSSLRCSKEMKNKNGYAAVAEGTAVGGRRTSTRSVRRL; translated from the exons ATGCAGCCCATTAGAGAACCTCGGATGGATGGTCGGCCGCCGCTCGCGGTGTCTCCGCGCCGCCTTCGTCCCCGCCGACCGCCGCCGGGTTCCTACTCTCTATCAGCCCGAGCGCAATCAG CCACCGCTAAGAAGCCGCCACTCTCGAACCGCTCCTTAGTGCCCACGGGATCGCCGGTCCGGCCAGAACGCCCGCTGATCTCGCCGGATCTGGCAGAGGTCTCGGAGCCCGCAGAGGAAGAACTCGGAAGCTGGGGCGACGTGTATGCTGCCGCCACGGTGTCCCTCGAGGCCAGTAACGGGAGCCCGTTGTTCGAACGGGGGCGGTTCTACCAGCTTTACTCGGCGCGGAGGAACGAGCGGCTCAAGCGGAAGAAGGGAGAGATCTGGGGGGAGGAGGCCGTGGCGGAGGACCCCGGGGTCGCGGTAGAGCTCGCGAAGAGGAGGGTGTCGAAGAAGGCCGAGGGGGTGCGGAAGTCGATGCCGGCGGACTTTTCGGCGAGCCGCGCGAGCAGCTTGCGGTCGTCGCTGAGGTGCAGCAAGGAGATGAAGAATAAGAATGGGTACGCCGCTGTTGCGGAGGGTACTGCTGTTGGTGGGAGGAGAACGAGCACTCGATCGGTACGCAGGCTCTGA
- the LOC135652791 gene encoding NAC domain-containing protein 22-like produces MTCKSIYLSVWTPGDACIPSLYKHFDFHSLHGAQQGEGDEQEQGMERRGSQLDLPGFRFYPTEEELLDFYLRRVVLGQKLHFDVIGSLNIYRHDPWELPGLAKIGEREWYFFVPRDRKSGSGGRPNRTTERGFWKATGSDRQIRKAAEPGRVIGVKKTLVFYRGRAPRGTKTDWVMNEYRLPEANSASSAMPLKEDVVLCKVYRKATSLKELEQRAAKEEDAKASQGYISMPADSASNSDRENYQSRSAPMDCDVKEMKQEVIRPVNLPELQVPMSGTEWMQDPFLAQLRSPWLDQWSPYANILHF; encoded by the exons ATGACTTGCAAGAGTATTTACTTGAGCGTGTGGACCCCAGGTGATGCTTGTATCCCCTCTCTATATAAGCACTTCGACTTCCATTCTCTACATGGGGCACAGCAAGGAGAAGGAGACGAACAAGAACAAGGAATGGAGAGAAGAGGATCCCAGCTCGATCTACCGGGTTTCCGGTTCTATCCGACGGAGGAGGAGCTCTTGGATTTCTATCTCAGACGAGTTGTTCTTGGCCAGAAGCTTCACTTTGATGTGATCGGCAGTCTCAACATCTACCGCCATGATCCATGGGAACTCCCAG GGCTGGCCAAGATAGGGGAGCGAGAGTGGTACTTCTTCGTGCCGAGGGACCGGAAGAGCGGCAGCGGCGGGCGGCCGAACCGGACGACGGAGAGGGGGTTCTGGAAAGCGACGGGGTCCGACCGGCAGATACGGAAGGCGGCAGAGCCGGGGCGGGTCATCGGGGTGAAGAAGACGCTGGTGTTCTACCGGGGCCGCGCCCCGCGGGGGACCAAGACCGACTGGGTCATGAACGAGTACCGGCTGCCGGAGGCGAATTCCGCCTCCTCCGCCATGCCGCTCAAG GAGGACGTCGTCTTGTGCAAGGTGTACAGGAAGGCTACGTCGCTGAAGGAGTTGGAGCAGAGGGCCGCCAAGGAAGAGGATGCCAAGGCATCGCAAGGCTACATTTCCATGCCCGCCGACAGCGCATCCAACTCCGATCGAGAGAACTACCAGAGTCGATCGGCTCCAATGGACTGCGATGTGAAGGAGATGAAGCAGGAGGTTATCCGGCCGGTGAACCTTCCGGAGCTTCAGGTTCCGATGTCCGGCACGGAGTGGATGCAGGACCCCTTCTTGGCACAGTTGCGCAGCCCATGGCTGGACCAGTGGTCTCCATATGCCAACATCCTTCACTTCTAA
- the LOC135652268 gene encoding uncharacterized protein LOC135652268 isoform X2, which produces MDGRPPLAVSPRRLRPRRPPPGSYSLSARAQSATAKKPPLSNRSLVPTGSPVRPERPLISPDLAEVSEPAEEELGSWGDVYAAATVSLEASNGSPLFERGRFYQLYSARRNERLKRKKGEIWGEEAVAEDPGVAVELAKRRVSKKAEGVRKSMPADFSASRASSLRSSLRCSKEMKNKNGYAAVAEGTAVGGRRTSTRSVRRL; this is translated from the exons ATGGATGGTCGGCCGCCGCTCGCGGTGTCTCCGCGCCGCCTTCGTCCCCGCCGACCGCCGCCGGGTTCCTACTCTCTATCAGCCCGAGCGCAATCAG CCACCGCTAAGAAGCCGCCACTCTCGAACCGCTCCTTAGTGCCCACGGGATCGCCGGTCCGGCCAGAACGCCCGCTGATCTCGCCGGATCTGGCAGAGGTCTCGGAGCCCGCAGAGGAAGAACTCGGAAGCTGGGGCGACGTGTATGCTGCCGCCACGGTGTCCCTCGAGGCCAGTAACGGGAGCCCGTTGTTCGAACGGGGGCGGTTCTACCAGCTTTACTCGGCGCGGAGGAACGAGCGGCTCAAGCGGAAGAAGGGAGAGATCTGGGGGGAGGAGGCCGTGGCGGAGGACCCCGGGGTCGCGGTAGAGCTCGCGAAGAGGAGGGTGTCGAAGAAGGCCGAGGGGGTGCGGAAGTCGATGCCGGCGGACTTTTCGGCGAGCCGCGCGAGCAGCTTGCGGTCGTCGCTGAGGTGCAGCAAGGAGATGAAGAATAAGAATGGGTACGCCGCTGTTGCGGAGGGTACTGCTGTTGGTGGGAGGAGAACGAGCACTCGATCGGTACGCAGGCTCTGA